The following nucleotide sequence is from Allocatelliglobosispora scoriae.
GATGTTGTGGCCGCGGATCGCGATCTCGCCGACCTCACCGACCGCGACATCGCCGCCGTCGGGCCCGACGAGCTTCATCTCGACTCCCTCGATCGGGGTGCCGATCGAACCGGCCTTGCGCTCCCGGTCAGGGTGGTTGAAGGAGGCGACCGGCGAGGTCTCCGAGAGGCCGTAGCCCTCCAGGATGATCGCGTCGAACGCCGCCTCGAAGGCGTGCAGCACCTCCACCGGCAGGGCCGAGCCGCCTGACGCGCAGCAGCGCAGCGAGCTCAGGTCGAACCCCGCCCGGTCCGGGTGGTTGAGAAGTGCGGCATACATGGTGGGTACGCCTTCGAAAAGCGTCACCCGATCCCGCTGGATCACCTCGAGCGCCTTGCCCGCATCGAACCTCGGCACCAGGGTCAGGCAGGCGCCGACATGGACCGCCGCGTTGAGCGCGCAGGTCTGCCCGAAGGAGTGGAACAGCGGCAGGCAGCCCATGACGATGTCGTCCGGCCCGAGTTGCAGCAGCGTACGCGTGGTCACCTCGGCGTTGACCGCGAGATTGGCATGCGTCAGCTCGGCACCCTTGGGCTTCCCCGTCGTGCCCGACGTGTAGAGGATGACCGCAGTCTCCTCATCGGACCGCTCGACCACCTCGGGAGCCGCGGTCTGCGCGCCGAGCAGCGCACCCCAGCCGGAGTCGGTGACGATGACCTGCGTGCCGGCGGCCTCGCCACCCTTGACGGCGTCCTCGGCGAAGTCGGGCCAGACGAAGAGCAGCTTCGCGCCGGAGTCGTGGAGGTAATACTCCACCTCACGCGCCTTGAGCAGCGGGTTCATCGGGACGACGACGGCACCGGCCCGCAGGATTCCGTAATAGATCGCCGGGAAGTGCGGCACGTTGGGCAGCATCAGGCCGACGCGGTCGCCGGGTGCGATGCCGTTGGCGGTGAGGAGCCCGGCGACCAGGGACGACTGGGCGTCGAGCGCGGCGTAGGTCGTGATGTGATCGTCAAGCTTGATCGCGGGCCGCTCGGGGAAACGGGCGGCGGAAGCGGCGAGATTGCCCGCGAGATTGGACATCATGCACCTGCTTACTTATCAGTAATGTGTGCCGCGATGGTAGCCGCGGGCCGGTCCGTCATCAAGATCGTATAGTGATTCGTCTCCGCGATCAGC
It contains:
- a CDS encoding long-chain-fatty-acid--CoA ligase; amino-acid sequence: MSNLAGNLAASAARFPERPAIKLDDHITTYAALDAQSSLVAGLLTANGIAPGDRVGLMLPNVPHFPAIYYGILRAGAVVVPMNPLLKAREVEYYLHDSGAKLLFVWPDFAEDAVKGGEAAGTQVIVTDSGWGALLGAQTAAPEVVERSDEETAVILYTSGTTGKPKGAELTHANLAVNAEVTTRTLLQLGPDDIVMGCLPLFHSFGQTCALNAAVHVGACLTLVPRFDAGKALEVIQRDRVTLFEGVPTMYAALLNHPDRAGFDLSSLRCCASGGSALPVEVLHAFEAAFDAIILEGYGLSETSPVASFNHPDRERKAGSIGTPIEGVEMKLVGPDGGDVAVGEVGEIAIRGHNIMKGYWGNAEATAEAIPDGWFRSGDLAKQDDDGYFYIVDRKKDLIIRGGYNVYPREVEEVLYEHPAVAEAAVVGVAHAEWGEEIAAAVALKPGATATAEELIAFVKERLAAYKYPRQVWIVEALPKTATGKILRREVRPPV